A single window of Lutzomyia longipalpis isolate SR_M1_2022 chromosome 1, ASM2433408v1 DNA harbors:
- the LOC129787211 gene encoding CUE domain-containing protein 2-A: MNLEQQHEMVKTSLFQFVNSHIPGADLSVVDEIVLSYVISILEEASQDPSFDVEGFIEMMSAYISDFSRIDPGVICTWIFQLESQLSKLKQQGSQAKDHPLDLSLNSLNLADILPETKLRARAPVAPVVPEGGSIKRVQHLSETSDGGSTDSSSCDFFSEECDALQEMFPESTYLEVKHCITIASGDIDRATQILLHRQESGQSLVGNGTNIPAPKSQSIDDAELKNRIIARYSYVDKSSENREYKPVAPKVEPKKLVRYRDNKIVSLKGERYTEMKPLMSKKP; this comes from the exons ATGAATCTGGAGCAACAGCATGAGATGGTGAAGACGAGCCTCTTCCAATTCGTCAATTCACACATTCCGGGTGCTGATTTGAGTGTTGTGGATGAGATTGTGCTGTCGTATGTGATTTCAATTCTCGAGGAAGCCTCCCAGGATCCCTCGTTCGACGTTGAGGGCTTCATTGAGATGATGTCGGCGTACATAAGTGATTTCTCACGCATTGATCCGGGTGTCATTTGTACGTGGATCTTCCAGCTGGAGAGTCAACTGAGTAAGCTCAAGCAGCAGGGCTCCCAAGCAAAGGATCATCCCCTTGATCTCTCGCTCAATTCCCTCAATCTCGCTGACATTCTCCCCGAAACGAAGCTCCGGGCACGGGCTCCAGTGGCGCCCGTTGTTCCCGAGGGGGGTAGCATCAAGAGGGTGCAGCATCTGTCGGAGACAAGTGATGGTGGCTCCACTGATAGCTCCAGCTGCGATTTCTTCTCCGAGGAGTGTGATGCGCTGCAGGAGATGTTCCCCGAGAGTACGTATCTGGAGGTGAAGCACTGCATCACAATTGCCAGTGGGGACATTGATCGTGCCACGCAGATCCTCCTGCATCGTCAGGAGTCAGGGCAGAGTCTCGTGGGGAATGGCACGAATATTCCAGCACCAAAGAGTCAATCAATTGACGATGCCGAGCTGAAGAATCGCATCATTGCGCGGTACTCGTACGTGGATAAGAGCTCCGAGAATCGCGAGTACAAGCCCGTGGCACCAAAGGTGGAACCGAAGAAGCTTGTGCGGTATCGCGACAACAAGATTGTCTCCCTCAAGGGGGAGCGCTACACGGAG ATGAAGCCACTTATGAGCAAGAAACCATGA